A window of the Artemia franciscana chromosome 3, ASM3288406v1, whole genome shotgun sequence genome harbors these coding sequences:
- the LOC136025474 gene encoding uncharacterized protein LOC136025474, with protein MISVGSPQWCEPNCQVPDDENHLAWDDFQVVQKLKKKNNKKRKVDGPNLSVPTDGSTAPTPSYELSIPMFAVVISLVQKNTSPKPLKFEPKTHIDFLRMNIFKKLRKEFDIFINRNGEAEVFANDAACLTSLLDLTHIGNMEVTCKPKEQLIQKETRLVIYNIPSLYTDNDIQEGLTDSSLLSYPLKSTTRLKNRNENNESVASNSVLCAFEGDYSPEKLFLFGGRVAFRLYDEKPIQCKHCLKLGHTQKFCPFATAVVCKNCTSRGHSESNCHNPTKCINCGGSHLSDDRNLCTKYKQRSQIVKIAQKKRIPAPVIANAMRKEPSQPHINFVNTPSRKPTPVQEMRRQPQQAWKKFLLPTSMRPTPYQLVSNP; from the coding sequence ATGATTTCTGTGGGTTCACCTCAGTGGTGTGAACCAAACTGTCAAGTACCGGATGATGAGAATCATCTGGCATGGGATGACTTCCAAGTAGTTCAAAAActcaagaaaaagaataataaaaagagaaaggTTGACGGCCCCAATCTTTCGGTACCAACAGATGGGTCAACAGCCCCAACCCCTAGCTATGAATTATCCATTCCAATGTTTGCTGTTGTAATCTCACTCGTCCAGAAAAATACCAGTCCCAAACCCCTGAAATTTGAACCAAAAACACATATTGACTTTTTGAGGATGAACATTTTCAAGAAGTTAAGAAAGGAATTTGATATATTCATTAACAGAAATGGAGAAGCTGAAGTATTTGCCAATGATGCAGCCTGTCTGACCTCTCTGCTGGACTTGACACATATTGGTAATATGGAAGTAACTTGTAAGCCAAAAGAACaactaattcaaaaagaaactaGACTGGTCATTTATAATATACCCAGTTTATATACAGACAATGACATCCAAGAGGGTCTTACTGATAGTTCCCTTTTATCTTACCCTCTGAAGTCAACAACAagactaaaaaacagaaatgaaaacaaTGAGTCAGTAGCAAGTAACTCTGTTCTTTGTGCATTTGAAGGAGACTATTCACCAGAAAAGTTATTCTTGTTTGGTGGAAGAGTTGCCTTTAGACTCTATGATGAAAAACCTATACAATGCAAACACTGCTTGAAACTAGGGCACACACAAAAATTCTGTCCATTTGCCACTGCTGTTGTTTGTAAAAACTGTACATCAAGGGGTCACTCTGAAAGCAACTGCCATAACCCAACAAAATGTATTAACTGTGGAGGTTCACATCTTTCTGATGACAGAAATCTTTGTACCAAATACAAACAAAGAAGTCAGATTGTAAAAATAGCACAGAAGAAAAGAATACCAGCACCCGTAATTGCTAATGCTATGAGGAAAGAACCAAGTCAGCCTCATATAAACTTTGTCAATACACCTTCCAGGAAACCAACTCCAGTCCAAGAGATGAGAAGACAACCACAGCAGGCGTGGAAAAAATTCCTGCTACCAACTTCTATGAGACCTACTCCCTATCAACTAGTGAGCAACCCATAA